ttttgaaGCACATTGGTTAACTTGACCACGATAGTGTTGAATGCCACAAATCTGAAATCCCACTTAGACACTATACCAAAATATTCAATAACCTTTGATTATAGAGGACTGTAACAGAGTACTTTACCTACGTCAggttccaaaaataaaaagcatcCAAGTGATACATCCCGTAACCAGAAACTATTTCCATACACAAATTTTCAGATAATCTACATTTGCTAGATGCTTAATCCCCATCATAACTGTTAACAGAACAGAAAGAACTTCCTttaataacaaaacaaacacaaagcaGAATTTTGAAATGATATTCAAAAGTTTGATTGATGACAAATCAATAAAGCTTGACAAGAATTTCTCCTAGTTTTGGAGTTTTGATTATTAGAAAACCACAAAATATTTACTAAAGTGAGTCCAATTCAATACAATTAGATACTATGGTTAAGTATACTGatcataaattaaaagaaagataatttaTTACTTCCctgcataaaaaatttatttatttatttggaaaacaacaaaagaaatttaGCAAGATAATTCAAAGAAATGGCTAGATGGAGTGGTTACCAATTGAAGTATCTATCAAGCTCATCAATATGGCAGTTGCAGAAAACAAGGTAGAGGCGGTGGCAAGAGGCGTTTGCAGGTAGAGAATGATAGTGTTCTTAAACCCTTTGTTTGCATTTGTaaactgaaaaagaaatttaaaaggaaaaatgttaagagaaaaaatatatggTTTTTAAATGACCTTGGAGGACTAGGATAAGAGTACGTACCTTAGAAAGCAGAAGCATATCAGCACGTTAATCTTCAGGATATAGTCAATTGCAAAAATTAGAGATGTGAGATATCTTGGGCAAATCCTCACTGATTCTCTATTCGCATTCCTAATTCGGGACAAGTTGCAACTCAAATTCTTTAAAGACTTATATATAGCTTAACCCATCAAGTAGTGATGTGAGATTGGAGCATCTGATAATTTTGAGCCCTCTAGAAAAGCCATGGTAAAGCCTTGAATTGTCAAGTACTGTAAAGACTTGAGAAGCTAAGACAGCACATCCCATCAGGAAGAGATGTCAAATTAGGGCATCGAGCAATATGAAGATGTCAAAGTGATGTGAGCTTGCTAATCCCATCTGGCAAAGTAGTCAAATTGGGGCAGCTGCGAATTTCCAGGTTCCTTAAAGATCTAAGACAGCTAACATCAGGAAGAGATGTTAGATCGGGACATTCATTAATTCCAAGATCTTCAAGTGAGATGAGGTTGCTAATCCACATTGGAAAAGTTGTCAAATTTGGGTAACCTTGAATATTCAACGAACGTAAAGATATTGGATAACTAATCCCATCAAGTACAGAGACTAGATTAGGGCATCCAACAATTTCAAGCCGTGTAAGTGATGTGAGTTTAGTAAACCATCTGGGTAAACTAATCAAATTGGGACAATTTACAATGATGAGCTCTTTCAAAGTGGTAACATATTGAAGACCAGCTGGAAGAGACTCTAGTTTCTTAAGGCTACTGAAACTCAGAGAACAGAGGCAATAAAGGTATTGCCACTCCATGCCATCATCATCCCCGTcatttaacaaattaaactctTTGCAATCTCGAATATTCAAGTCCCTAAGAGAGGTGAGATATGGCATGGCTCGAGACAAGGAAGATAGTCTTGGGCATTCCCAAATCTGCAATGTGTTGAGAGAATTAAGATTTGATGGCAAAGACTCTATATCATCTATACAAGCTAAAGTCAGAGACTTTAATTTCGAGAGAGGAGGggatgaggatgaggaggaggaagagggaAGTGAAGAAGCCACTGCCATTGTTGATTGCAAAGGCTTGAAGCTAACATTCTAGAAATACAAATTTTCATTGAGATGCGGAAACATGGACATGGAGGTTAGATTAGGACAATTCATAATCTCTAAAGAAGAAAGACAAGGAAATGAAGGCAGTGACTGGTGATGATGAAGTTGTTGATGATCTGGCGATGATGTGGAAGTTGTTGGAAAATCCCTCCTCCACCATCCTCTCATATTACCACATTTGTAGATTGTGATTGACTTCAGCAATGGGAAGAATGGTGTTGACATTTTCAATGAAACAGGGAACTCCTCAATTATATCACAATCTGATATGTACTCCAAATTACTCAATAGAGCTCAACTTTAGATGTTTGAGAGAGGGGAGATGAGACAATGGTGGTAGATATCGGCATCTCTTACaactaaataaaactaaatcaaCAAGATTTGTGAGCAAAGGAAGCCAACTTGAAAATCTCATGCCCCCATACCTTCCAACTTCCAAAGCTTTGAGATTTTGGTGTGGTTGGAGGCCATCTAATgacatctcatcatcattattagtATTATCTTCTTTATTCCACAATAAGATCAATTTTTCAAGATGCTCCTTTTCCCATAAATTTGCGGCCTTGGATTCTAGGTTAGCATCTTCCAGCTGTTCCAAATGTTTGATCTCTATTCTTCCTCTCAGGTTGTTTAGGCGATTCAATTCACCTAGTCCACCAACATGCTTGGAGACCTTGCTCACAATAAAAACTGATAAAGTTTGAAGGGAAGTGATTTGTCTTAATCCACGTGGCATATAACTCAACCCATCACAATCAGTAATATCGAGATACCTCAGGTCGACCAATTCTTTAATGTCTTTGGGTAATTCTTTAAGATTTGTACACTCACGAAGTTTTAGAGTTTGCAAATTCCACAATCTAGTGATGGAATCAGGAAGAGTTTCAATATAATGATTAAAAGAAAGATCGAGGTACTTTATATGTATTAATTCCCCTATAGAATTTGGCACTTTTGTAATCCTCACCATGTAAATCTAATGCTCGTAAGCTTCtgaaactcaaaataagtgtATTCAACATTGACTCCTCCAAGGCACCAGATTTTTGCTTTCCAAATGTTAGAAGAAATGTACGTAGATTGACTGCTTTAGCTAATAACCTAAACATTTTAGTAGAAGATGAGCCAATAGGAAATGAACATGATACATGATGAATTTTTTCATCAATATTTTTGCCATCAAAACTAGCAAGCCTGCACTTATCTCCTCCAATATATTTTGCAAGATCATGAATTAAACCATGCATCTTGTATTTTAGGAGTCCATGTGCATCTATTACTTCTTCAAAGAAAGACCTCCAAAGTAAATCTTTGAAGTAAATATCACCAACATTTTCTAATGGTTGATTTTCGACTGATGATTTGATAAACCCCTGTGCTATCCATAGTTGTATCACGGTATCCTTATCCATTTCATAATCTTTAAGAAACAAAGAGCAATAAGTGAAACAACTCTTTAAATGTAATGGGAGATGATCAAAACTCAACTTTAAAATAGCAAAAGTTTCATTCCCTGCAATTACATTTTCTAGTAAATTATTCTTCATGAATAACCACTCAGATTCTCTTTCCTTAAAGTATAACACATGTCCTATGGACATTATGGCAAGGGGTACCCCTAGACATAATTTTACAATCTCCAATCCAATATTCACTAGTGCAGGATTATTGGTCACTTGCCTTTTGCTAAATACCACTTTCTCAAATAAAACCCATGACTGCTTTTCAGAGAGACCTTTGAGAACATATGGTGAAACTATGGAGGGAATGGGCAGAATAGCTGTTAATAGGGATTCAAAGTAGTAAGTTAGGCAACGTTTCAGAGTTTTAAGAAAAAtggcatctcgagttttagaaactcaagATCCATATTAAAACCCGAGTTTTATAAACTCACTTTGCGAGTGTTTGGCTGGATGATTTGCactgaaaatgccacatagatctcgagtctttaagactcgagttccatgctcccctatagtggcatttttaggttctatagtgacgtttcaaaaccctatagtggcgttttcttGCAAAAATTTTCTGTAAGTGCCCCatgggagccctatagtggtgtttttaagccttatagtgacgttttaaagccctataacGGCTTTTTCCTGCAAAATGAGAGCCcaatagtggcatttttaagccctatagtgacgttttaaagccctatagcaacgtttttatgcaatttatagaaatcgagtctttaaaactcgatttccacttGGATTTTTTTCCACATCAGACCATCCgcttacaaatcgagacttaaaaactcgagttttatcttggaactcgagttttagacactcgagatgttagttttcaGTATTattttgaaacgtgacaactaactaaattttatgatatatattgttatttggAAAGGGTGTTCTGAAACTGTTTGTGTAATCTTTGCAACCAATCTACTACGAGTGGTTATTATAATCTTACTTCCCTTTGAACCACCCATTAAAATATCTCTCAAGTTAAGCCATTTTTCACGATCTTCATTCCATACATCATCCAATACAAGTAAGTATCTTTTTCCATCAATTTTTTTGCGAAGTAGAATTAGCAATTCATCCATTTCAAGGTTTCCAGGTGCATTACTAGAAGCAAATACTATCAGCTTTTCAATAATCATTTTCAACTTGAAAACATCAGACACGCATACCCACATTTTTAACTCAAAACATCTTTTGACTTCCTCATCATCATACACATATTGAGCAAGTGTAGTCTTCCCTAACCCACCTATCCCCAAAATGGGAATGACAGAAACATTCTCTTCTACGTTAGAGTCCAATAATAGTGCTATGATAACCTTTTtgtcctcttctctctcaataACGACTTCTTCACGTACAAATGAGTGAGTTGAAGCCCTCTTTCTACTCACAACATCTGTGTCTACATGGTATTCTTTCAACTGAAAAGTATACCTATCCTTTGTTATAGCATTTAGTTTTTGACTCATCGCCTTCATTTTTCGACTCATCTTACTAGGgtttgaacttgaaaagaaagtGCGTACCTCTTTTGTGATTATATTCCCACTCACCGCTCCTCGCCGCAAAGCTTTGGTGGAGAACTCACTCAATAAGTCATCTGCTTCATAAATTGCGTCCTTTAACTTTTCGAGCCAGTGCCTGACTTGATGGTTATGATACTGCTGCTCTGCTGCATCTAGTAGTACAGCTGCGATTGCGGAAACAATGTTTTTGATTTCTTCAAGTTCATCTCTGACACCCCAGATGGATCCAATCTCTTGGAAAAGCTGGGAGCCCAAATCTTCCATCATCTTCTGCGTAACGCTAAAGGGTAATTCGCCGTCCATTTCTTCTTAGTTGGCAAAGGGAACGCTAGATAGGAAAGCCAGACGGAGGATTTCAAGTGCTTCGATTTTGATGAAGGCTGTGAATGAGTGGAAGACCGAGTTTGAACGTAGAAGAGTGTTAACATCTGGCTTTCCTTTATATTTTCGTAGAAAAATAATTCTCGGAAAGAAACAAGAAGCACCATGTGAGTGTGGAACCCCTTCTGCACCGAAAGAAAACCGCGTGGACCGAAGCGTTTCCCGTGCATTATTGAAGGTTTTTTcttggcaaaaatgcaaaattgatctctaacttttagtttttgtcatttcaatagtctagcttttaattttgtcattttagttttctaaattttaatttttgtcaatgtagTATTCTGTTAGGTCTCAGTTATGGTTGCCGTTAAGtttggcccttttttttttgaaaataatttttgtaattgaaagaaaataaaaaaatctgaaaaaaaaaaaaaagaaagaaagaaaggaaacatGGAAGGTCCCCCTTCAGTCTTCATCCTCAGCCAAATAAACATTCATTTTTCTCAAGATCATCAAATCCGATAGTCATCCTCAGCGGAAGGCTCCACGTCAGCGTTCTGGAGCCTTCCGCTCTCGATCACGCTTGTCGGACTCTCAATCAGATCTGGCACCGCCACCACGTCAGCTCAGGGGATCTGATCGTGATCGCTTCCTTCGTTCATTCCTCCTCCAACTCCTCCGATTCTCAACCTTCAAAATGCGGCGTCGAGAGAAAAAAACAACGCGACAGTGGTGAAGTCGTTGGAGGTGGCGGAGGAGCGGAGCAAAGCGTGGATAAGGAGGCTGAGTTGCTTG
This genomic stretch from Quercus robur chromosome 4, dhQueRobu3.1, whole genome shotgun sequence harbors:
- the LOC126722753 gene encoding disease resistance protein RGA2-like, giving the protein MDGELPFSVTQKMMEDLGSQLFQEIGSIWGVRDELEEIKNIVSAIAAVLLDAAEQQYHNHQVRHWLEKLKDAIYEADDLLSEFSTKALRRGAVSGNIITKEVRTFFSSSNPSKMSRKMKAMSQKLNAITKDRYTFQLKEYHVDTDVVSRKRASTHSFVREEVVIEREEDKKVIIALLLDSNVEENVSVIPILGIGGLGKTTLAQYVYDDEEVKRCFELKMWVCVSDVFKLKMIIEKLIVFASSNAPGNLEMDELLILLRKKIDGKRYLLVLDDVWNEDREKWLNLRDILMGGSKGNYEMDKDTVIQLWIAQGFIKSSVENQPLENVGDIYFKDLLWRSFFEEVIDAHGLLKYKMHGLIHDLAKYIGGDKCRLASFDGKNIDEKIHHVSCSFPIGSSSTKMFRLLAKAVNLRTFLLTFGKQKSGALEESILWNLQTLKLRECTNLKELPKDIKELVDLRYLDITDCDGLSYMPRGLRQITSLQTLSVFIVSKVSKHVGGLGELNRLNNLRGRIEIKHLEQLEDANLESKAANLWEKEHLEKLILLWNKEDNTNNDDEMSLDGLQPHQNLKALEVGSFKPLQSTMAVASSLPSSSSSSSSPPLSKLKSLTLACIDDIESLPSNLNSLNTLQIWECPRLSSLSRAMPYLTSLRDLNIRDCKEFNLLNDGDDDGMEWQYLYCLCSLSFSSLKKLESLPAGLQYVTTLKELIIVNCPNLISLPRWFTKLTSLTRLEIVGCPNLVSVLDGISYPISLRSLNIQGYPNLTTFPMWISNLISLEDLGINECPDLTSLPDVSCLRSLRNLEIRSCPNLTTLPDGISKLTSL